Below is a genomic region from Megalopta genalis isolate 19385.01 chromosome 10, iyMegGena1_principal, whole genome shotgun sequence.
tcgctactgaGTTGGGAATTGATATGGAATTTGAACGTGTCATTgttgcaatcgttcgcaacgtcgaagaagtttgtggttttgtatccggagagactcgcggatgctttacccgggaagtcgcttgcgaagcgatatcaggATTTCGGTCTCGTtgagatttattaaagtaagGTTTTCTAATCTCGGTTTTTTCTCTTGCACCGCATTCTCTTTTGCAGCAGTTTCTCTATCTTGCAACGATATGGATGgagagatgtatttttctactttatcgttttggagagagagtgagatggattataacgatgtgagagaagtgcatgtgtgcatgttaataaatagacgaAGCCTAATGCGGAGCAAATCAAATCGTTGTTGTAAAAGACAAAGTGACAGTGAAAAACAGTGTGCTAGTGAaaacttaataattatattaaaaaatcaatcatatcgcgaATAGACTTTATTATAGATATGGACGGATTTAACGTAAATAAGCAGTTTCTTTGTAAAGAACTAGCCATCGTAAATGTGCGCACAGGCTTCGCGTCTCTATATGAATTCGAGCTAGGCGTCCAATACAGCGATTTAAGTGAAGCTGATAGAAAGTCTGCATGGTACGTCACGAATTTCATTCATGGGATTCCTTTCAAAAATTTTTCGGGGCAAAAGAATTATAATCAGATAGATATTTCGACATTAGTTAAACTTTTTATTCGCGGCTTTAAGGATCCCGTAATCGCGTATAAGGGGGGTCATATTGAGAGGGATTTGTTAAGCCAAATTGGTGTGCGACATGTTAATTTAGAATCTTTTAGTTGCCCCAAATTCGAAATTTTAGCCGCGGACCCGAAGTATGGGCCAATGGACccaccatgcaggcttcattgttgGACGCCTAGTTCAACATCAAAGCGGAGGGTACAGTATCACTGTGCCCTCACCGAGGTGCGCGTCTTTCGCAATTGGTACCAGcaaggtaatttttttattttttatttttttacaattatttttatgctgcattttttgtagaaatagagcgaaagacgTAAGTCTGTGTGCACTCCTCAGCGAGGTGCAAATCTTTCACAATTGGTACCagcaaggtaattttttttattttttattttttatttttttacaattatttttatggtgcattttttgtagaaatagagcgaaagacgTAAGCCTGTGTGCACTCCTCAGCGAGGTGCGAATCTTTCGCAATTGGTACCAACAAGgtaattctttttattctttattttttatctttttacaattatttttatggtgcattttttgtagaaatagagcgaaagacgTAAGCCTGTGCGAATCTTTTTTTGGTCGAGGTGATGTCCTCGGGAGAAAAAATTGTAACAACGTGCCGATCGGTGTTGATACGATGGATGAGAAGaggtatgtataataattgttatttaaaaaattaaaattaatttttttaataacgattattttttaattaacagcgtcttcttgaagaggaggaggaggaggaggaggaggaggaggaggaggaggaggaggaggaggaggaggaggcttaCGTTTGTCATCAACGGTTCAGTATCACTGTGCCCTCAGTGAGGAGCGCGTCTTTTGTCAGTAGTTCATGGAAGGTAAcgtatttttttcctttttttagttactattatttttcatttccacGATACCTTTTTCTTTGCAGAAAGAGATAATGACGATGATTGATTATCGACGCGAGGAGGATAGACTTCGAAGTTTCGAATTCTGGCCAATTGAATATATTCAACCGGAGGAACTTGCAGCCGCAGGATTTTACTATCTGGGACAGGACGATTTTGTCGCATGTTTTGCATGCGACATCGAATTGCATCGGTGGCAACACAATGACAGGGCCATGTCGGAGCATCACTTCTGGTCGAGGAATTGTCCATATGTACTGGGGGAAAATTGCGGCAACGTGCCGATCGATGCTCATCCCAcaatcatttcaatgtcaccatCAAGAAGCGGTGTGGACGAGTGCGGAATCTACGATTATACCATGGATGAGAAGAGGTATGTATGTAtaacaaatgttattttaaaagaaattaaaatttattttttaataatgattttttttttaattaagagCGTCATcctgaagaggaggaggaggaggaggaggagaggggAGGAGGCTTGCGATTGTCATCAAGCGCGttgttcttcgtaatgttcagactcgcataattcttcaaggtcgtcgttgtaccgggatttctggaccgatcgatttccactccgttcagttcgtaacgtatttcgtcgaacataaacgccaccgcattgttgtctagagctacCGCGTCGTTTGCcaatcctcccggtaggctgagtcttccctccacgtataggaagcttttacacggaagagtgtacaagtcttgatgttgaatgggtattcttatctcatcgctgtttccaaacgtagtgttggcgtacggattgtaggtgtgcagttcgatcttagttattcgattgtcgaaggtcggtgcttcggagatgttcaaaatgtcgtacgACATGATGCGAGTGCGTGCGATTACTTGTTAACGACAAATCCCAAAGATTGTAGATATTTAACGTTTCGTGCAGTtaatttcctcgtcttcttctccttattattattgttattattattattattttggaacgatacACCGTCTTTGAAGCTTGGCGTATTATTGTGAATTAGCATGACGTTTCTTTACCGAGGTTATGAgatggttcgacgaacgtgcaatcgtatcgtgatttcttcgtttcgaaaatcaattaaacgtcccgactggtccacaatgcgaatcgttaaatcatccattgaccgtgtgacgatcggaaggtaaatgactcgtgccggcgtttccgatattttataccctggcgacacgttgggcacgaattcgtgtatcgtgtgaaccagtttcccgttatcgtacgaaccggtggttacgttgcattctattcgaataatattcgtattaatgatattcacgggggtgtccgatatatgccatgtgtttggcgataaaacacgattcatagagaatcctagaataggacccacgttattaggctttgtaaaatttatcctatatgctcttttaatttcgcttttcatagtattgttgttcGCTCGCAAGATTCGCTCTTATCTTTGGCTGCAGGATACCGCGTGCTTATCtcgcgcctcaagtaagcgttgatcgcctccagttcATACGAACCATCTGGGATGCTTATCTCTTCATCTTtgtcgtcgaaataaaatttattgtttccaatattcgaactgatgtttggtattgtgtaataagtttgcaaatcgagcagacccagttcgtagttggcattgctcagatctataggcgggaagtacttggacgataagacgctacttcttcccgataacgtgaatgtGTAGGACATTCTTGCAGCGGCggtagaatgattaaaaatgctatgtcagagattctcgcaaaaattttacacacaattgtccacatacgctttcgttgtaattttgataattcttgcgattgtatgagattaccacgttcggtccgaagtatcgaattaattcgattggtggttgaagatttccaaaactatcgaagtagctgattcgcGACTTCTGCTTTATATATGCGACCCAATGTGTTCCTGGACCATGACTGCTATCCAGATTGactattcctcgttcatttatccatattttattgggcaatgcatcaagcatgaaaactccgcgaaaatgtggtaattttctacagacaattttcaattcaagatccgtcgttgagttatctacttttttcgtttcgtcttccttttttttttctttattccttTCCCACGCTTGTATGGTGCAAGATACACTCCACGGCCCTCCATGGCACGATTGTGTCGTTccaattcttccaattgtttcttcgcagctttcgcctcgtttatcgttttagccactgcagcagtaccgcctgacaatgccccgtttggcaattggtagaattcttccaatattgtagctactgtaattcttcttcttcttcttccccttaaccgctcgtcgacccttcttccttatcagacccatacctaatcttgtcagggaatgtcttttaccagtccgtaacggtatacagagctgtttataccagtctgtagcagtatacagagctgtttataccagtctgtagcggtatacagagctgtttataccagtctgtagcggtatacagagctgtttcttaccagtctgtagcggtatacagagctgtttcttgccagtctgtagcggtatatgaagctgttatgtcaaaaattctttgattgataatgaacaaaaaaaaatgtacgtgcgttagttacatggagatgtgctctatcatttgaatacgagaagactgatatctatgatgcttgagttctcgtataaataccttatcgttcgagaagaaaatttagcataacaaaagacagtcgagagagagcatgcgtttcgtacgacagtccttgaatatccgggttccgacctaCCGCACGTTCGATgaccatgatgagataattcggaagcatgggcCATTGCTACCATTCaaccaaaatatcaatacttgaacaacttgttctcgcacgtgggcaaggacgtaggttactttgcctattcggacaacgcggacgtgattcccccggcggatgctcgaccgaatttgatatttatcttcgacgacgttgcttgtgatgaacaggacgttatgagagaatatttcgcgatgggcagacattcgcacgtcgattgtttctatctgtcgcaatcatacgcgagaatacccaaacatttgattcgcgacaatgccaatctattgattctattcaatcaagatgccatgaatctgcgacacgttcatcaggatcatgtgaatactgatatgtcgttcgaaagtttcaacgcagtttgttcaaggtgttggcgaaacaagtatgaattccttgtaatcgacaaagacagccctgtgaaccgaggacgttacagacgcggatttaacgaattcgtcgtgctgtgatccagctcatttggacggtaagaggtgtcggtgtcacatcgtgctcccattcgatatgcgtccgtcaaagaaaaacctgcgagctgccatcgttaaggaaatagctaagaccagtgacgtcatacgtaaaaagagtttagccttgaaagttgggaaaatggatgtacagtctaacattgagacgaatttacgtccaatcgtggaaccgttgaaacagctggttcaagatacagctacggaagcgaaagataatacatcaaatgctgaccgatcgttggatttgcaaacacagcagtcgctgttctctgtgaagaagaagaagaagaaagtggagagagaatttattaagaaaaagaggacacacgatgaagcggcattaactccaaggatgcatttgaaaaacaagaagaagaagaataaagtatattcccccatcggtgtcagcgatgacgccgactatgttgacgatgacgacgacgacgacgacgacgacgacgacgacgacgatgatgcgaacaccaatatggtgctcgaaccaacaccttcaatgcatcgggaggtagctttcgaatcatctccaacggctgcaacatcgttgaaatcatcggtgcgaaatattttgagaagtcctgaaaagcatcgcgacgaatacgagcatttgttcagtaatcttggacctttagcgagcgaatacttgagaaatttctttagcgggccgccgaaaagtcaggacaatgtgtacggagtgtattttcataacaacaaactgatgcttggaaacgttgcgttcgacgtggaaagcaacgatgatattgttattaataaaattaggtacagaggaactccaggtctctacgaattgacatttaaaagaatacccaacgagaacctgtacaccgagaatgataaggaaatttatagaaacattctcatcgctacgcatgcgcaccgacgtggtaatcagataatgggaaacaagggctacaagtacaaaactattataggaccaatgttctcagcattacgtggaaaaggtataaatattccaacgacgatgatgcgtgtaaccaacaatccggtcgattatgtgcattgggatgacccaaatgagctggtagatcgtttgaaattgttgattgcatcgaaaaatgctgGCCATACCAACCACAACAATGAAATAacatccataatcgaagaacttcgcgaacctggattgataataaattaaattgctcgaatatttattaagttagtgacgaatgaaatgcctgttggtaaatttatcaaatggttcgataaaatgagtatccgttggaattgctgcgaaaccaatcaaacgttatccgtagatgaaaattgggaggacagatttaaaaatattgagttcagactcgacgatatttgtcgacaaatacaacagatcgagcaacagcaagatctactcgagttgttggtgttaaagaagaagaagaagaagaacaacaaaggagaagaaaacaactaaaccgagaaacgaaaaaaattaataaatttggtacgttgtataaacatagtacgcctgagt
It encodes:
- the LOC143260136 gene encoding uncharacterized protein LOC143260136, with product MRPSKKNLRAAIVKEIAKTSDVIRKKSLALKVGKMDVQSNIETNLRPIVEPLKQLVQDTATEAKDNTSNADRSLDLQTQQSLFSVKKKKKKVEREFIKKKRTHDEAALTPRMHLKNKKKKNKVYSPIGVSDDADYVDDDDDDDDDDDDDDDDANTNMVLEPTPSMHREVAFESSPTAATSLKSSVRNILRSPEKHRDEYEHLFSNLGPLASEYLRNFFSGPPKSQDNVYGVYFHNNKLMLGNVAFDVESNDDIVINKIRYRGTPGLYELTFKRIPNENLYTENDKEIYRNILIATHAHRRGNQIMGNKGYKYKTIIGPMFSALRGKGINIPTTMMRVTNNPVDYVHWDDPNELVDRLKLLIASKNAGHTNHNNEITSIIEELREPGLIIN